A single region of the Rathayibacter rathayi genome encodes:
- a CDS encoding tetratricopeptide repeat protein, with amino-acid sequence MVVGFRRSGELRTLTRPRLRPVGDPLFRGGRSSRLSGWLSMPGGPGLVRPSALAPAWEAPLLRLVRSGAPAPELHEATAGSPEGSRIAAVVELVRDALHSPTDDRAVRLACWLVRLRYDPSADSFLRRYGIALTVRLPISGGLDVEVPLDSSALRLLYAELVASTDHAAAAASVETLEPSTLAASTLAALYFARRRWNDVAAFSAPIENVDAASAAVLIRRGVALRELGLITGALDAFDRVVRPTVTSARPVELRAEALLERASTLLSDGRRAPARRDLERVLLHYPDSAEARELLTVVQH; translated from the coding sequence GTGGTAGTCGGCTTCCGACGGAGCGGGGAGCTCCGCACTCTCACGCGACCCCGCCTCCGGCCTGTCGGCGATCCCCTGTTCCGCGGTGGCCGCAGCTCGCGGCTGTCCGGCTGGCTGAGTATGCCCGGCGGCCCGGGCCTCGTCCGACCTTCCGCGCTCGCTCCGGCGTGGGAGGCGCCGCTGCTGCGGCTCGTGCGGTCGGGGGCACCGGCCCCCGAGTTGCACGAGGCGACGGCCGGCTCGCCAGAGGGCTCCCGCATTGCGGCGGTCGTCGAACTCGTCCGCGACGCCCTGCACTCCCCCACTGACGACCGCGCGGTGCGTCTCGCGTGCTGGCTCGTCCGACTGCGCTACGACCCCTCCGCCGACTCATTCCTGCGCCGCTACGGGATCGCGCTGACCGTCCGCCTGCCCATCAGCGGCGGCCTCGACGTAGAAGTACCGCTCGATTCCTCCGCGCTGCGCCTGCTCTACGCCGAGCTGGTCGCCTCGACGGATCACGCTGCTGCGGCGGCGTCCGTCGAGACGCTGGAGCCATCGACCCTCGCGGCGTCCACGCTCGCCGCGCTCTACTTCGCCCGCCGCCGCTGGAACGATGTCGCTGCTTTCTCCGCCCCGATCGAGAACGTCGACGCGGCCTCCGCCGCCGTCCTTATCCGCCGTGGCGTCGCGCTGCGGGAACTCGGGCTGATCACGGGCGCTCTCGACGCTTTCGATCGCGTTGTGCGCCCGACCGTCACCAGCGCCCGGCCCGTCGAACTCCGCGCGGAGGCGTTGCTCGAGCGGGCGAGCACCCTCCTCTCGGACGGGCGCCGCGCGCCGGCACGCCGTGATCTGGAGCGCGTCCTCCTTCACTACCCGGACAGCGCCGAGGCGCGGGAGCTACTGACGGTCGTGCAGCACTAA
- a CDS encoding carboxylesterase/lipase family protein — MVEAVVSAGRLRGRRIETPDGVARAFLGVPYAGKAPRFRPAPPVQQWSGRREARDPGPAAPQTAGGSEHGCLTVNVWTPETAADRPVFVWIHGGLHVAGSNAEPFCDGARLAARTGSVVVAVNYRLGALGFLTLDHLLGDEFRSCANLGLHDTIAALAWIRAEIAAFGGDADRVTLAGQSAGATSVAMLLAAPRSAGLFRRAVLQSASPERIGSREYGEEVTADLLSLLAAVPEQLLDLPCPRLIEAQDRLLARRSAAGPNTVAVFRANLDGHLLTRDPVSAVAAGASSGVDLIITTNVNDGSGAVDLRAPNSPELRAQLDRHLAELLPGGDATAYREALAAELGRAPSDAEALEACLSDEIYRQPSQRLLDARAAATGSTHAALFAWRVNDSRGATHSLELPFLFRSLDAARAMIGPTPHHLSEEISTRWAEFAATGDPGWPEYRPGRTTLVLDDPLRIVDAPREHLRRLVAEHHR; from the coding sequence ATGGTTGAGGCCGTCGTCTCGGCCGGGCGGCTGCGCGGGCGGAGGATCGAAACGCCGGACGGGGTCGCGCGTGCCTTCCTCGGCGTGCCGTACGCCGGCAAGGCTCCGCGGTTCCGCCCGGCACCGCCGGTACAGCAGTGGAGCGGACGGCGGGAGGCGAGGGACCCGGGTCCGGCCGCCCCGCAGACCGCGGGCGGGAGCGAGCACGGCTGCCTCACCGTGAACGTGTGGACGCCCGAGACCGCGGCGGATCGCCCGGTGTTCGTCTGGATCCACGGCGGGCTGCACGTCGCCGGGTCCAACGCCGAGCCCTTCTGCGACGGGGCGCGCCTCGCCGCCCGCACCGGCAGCGTCGTCGTGGCGGTCAACTACCGGCTCGGAGCGCTCGGCTTCCTCACCCTCGACCACCTCCTCGGCGACGAGTTCCGCAGCTGCGCGAACCTCGGCCTGCACGACACGATCGCCGCTCTCGCGTGGATCCGCGCCGAGATCGCGGCATTCGGAGGAGACGCCGACCGGGTGACGCTGGCGGGCCAGTCCGCGGGCGCGACGTCGGTCGCGATGCTGCTCGCGGCACCCCGCAGCGCGGGCCTGTTCAGGCGGGCGGTGCTCCAGAGCGCGAGCCCCGAGCGGATCGGGTCGCGAGAGTACGGCGAGGAGGTGACCGCCGACCTGCTGAGCCTGCTCGCCGCGGTGCCGGAGCAGCTCCTCGACCTGCCCTGCCCGCGACTGATCGAGGCTCAGGACCGCCTGCTCGCCCGGCGCTCGGCGGCGGGTCCGAACACGGTGGCCGTGTTCCGGGCGAATCTCGACGGTCACCTGCTGACTCGCGACCCGGTTTCTGCCGTCGCTGCGGGGGCCTCGAGCGGAGTGGACCTGATCATCACGACGAACGTGAACGACGGCTCCGGCGCCGTCGACCTGCGTGCCCCGAACTCCCCGGAGCTGCGCGCGCAGCTGGACCGACACCTCGCCGAACTGCTGCCGGGCGGGGACGCGACCGCCTACCGCGAGGCGCTGGCGGCGGAACTGGGCCGCGCCCCCTCCGATGCCGAGGCTCTCGAGGCCTGCCTCAGCGATGAGATCTACCGGCAGCCGAGCCAGCGCCTACTCGACGCGCGGGCCGCGGCGACCGGATCGACGCACGCCGCCCTGTTCGCATGGCGCGTCAACGACTCCCGCGGCGCCACCCACTCCCTCGAACTGCCGTTCCTCTTCCGCAGCCTCGACGCCGCTCGCGCGATGATCGGGCCGACTCCGCACCACCTGAGCGAGGAGATCTCGACGCGGTGGGCCGAGTTCGCCGCCACAGGCGACCCGGGCTGGCCCGAGTACAGGCCCGGGCGCACGACCCTCGTGCTCGACGACCCGCTCCGGATCGTCGATGCGCCCCGCGAGCACCTGCGCCGCCTGGTCGCCGAGCACCACCGCTGA
- a CDS encoding iron-siderophore ABC transporter substrate-binding protein, protein MPATRTPLRRTALRRTAVASLGLAALLLTACSGGADAGSTGTAESTAAVSGEGLPVTVDHAFGSTTVESADRVVATSWTNQDVALALGVTPVGFTRASYGDEDGDGLLAWTKQALDASGAATPTLFDETDGVPFESISDLRPTVILSAYSGITRQDYDTLSQIAPTIAYPGLAWGTTWQDSATLDGTALGLKNEAVAKVNEVESAITQTTASHPQLAGTTFLYGWYDPTDASTFTYYTPNDARVKFVEDLGLDVAPSITKLSGNSEAFSGTISSENADQLDADVLVVYGDDTTLAALQADPLLSKIPAVARGSVYVLKDGSSAAMATSSPNLLSIPWVLEEYTAGLAAAADKVS, encoded by the coding sequence GTGCCCGCCACCCGCACCCCCCTCCGCCGCACCGCCCTCCGCCGCACCGCCGTCGCCTCGCTCGGGCTCGCCGCGCTCCTGCTCACCGCATGCTCGGGAGGAGCCGACGCCGGCTCCACAGGCACAGCCGAGAGCACCGCCGCGGTCAGCGGCGAGGGCCTCCCCGTCACCGTCGACCACGCCTTCGGCAGCACCACCGTCGAGTCGGCCGATCGCGTCGTCGCGACGAGCTGGACGAACCAGGACGTGGCGCTCGCGCTGGGGGTGACCCCGGTTGGCTTCACGCGCGCCTCCTACGGCGATGAGGACGGTGACGGCCTGCTCGCGTGGACGAAGCAGGCACTCGATGCGTCCGGCGCCGCGACTCCGACCCTGTTCGACGAGACCGACGGCGTGCCCTTCGAGTCGATCTCGGACCTTCGCCCGACCGTGATCCTCTCGGCCTACTCCGGCATCACGCGGCAGGACTACGACACCCTCAGCCAGATCGCTCCCACCATCGCCTACCCGGGCCTGGCCTGGGGCACCACCTGGCAGGACTCCGCGACGCTCGACGGCACCGCGCTCGGACTCAAGAACGAGGCCGTCGCGAAGGTCAACGAGGTGGAGAGCGCGATCACGCAGACCACCGCGTCCCACCCGCAGCTCGCGGGCACCACGTTCCTCTACGGCTGGTACGACCCGACCGACGCGAGCACCTTCACCTACTACACGCCCAACGACGCACGGGTGAAGTTCGTCGAAGACCTGGGGCTCGACGTCGCCCCCAGCATCACCAAGCTCTCCGGCAACTCCGAGGCATTCAGCGGCACCATCAGCTCCGAGAACGCCGACCAGCTCGACGCGGACGTGCTCGTCGTCTACGGCGACGACACCACCCTCGCCGCCCTGCAGGCCGACCCGCTACTCTCCAAGATTCCCGCCGTCGCTCGCGGCTCCGTCTACGTACTGAAGGACGGCTCCTCCGCCGCGATGGCCACCTCCTCGCCCAACCTGCTCAGCATCCCGTGGGTGCTGGAGGAGTACACCGCCGGCCTCGCCGCAGCCGCCGACAAGGTGTCGTGA
- a CDS encoding FecCD family ABC transporter permease has protein sequence MTRTAPSRAVLIALALIALALASVLSLVYGSREIPLAEVWPALTSPDPASIVDAAVQGRVPRTILAILVGAALGLAGAVMQGLTRNPLADPGILGLNSGASLAVVLGIAGVGATSLPQFIWLAFLGAAAAGTFVYAVASLGREGATALKLALAGAATAAALTSLISAVLLTQETTLNRFRFWQVGGVGGAETASILQVLPFLAVGAVLAVASARGLDALALGDDLATGLGRRVGRIRLVAGLAAVLLCGAATAIAGPIGFVGLVVPHLARRVTGPAHAWLLPSSAVLGALLLLVADVVGRVIARPSDVEVGIVTALIGAPVLIAIVRRSTVRALWVP, from the coding sequence GTGACCCGCACCGCACCCTCCCGTGCGGTGCTGATCGCGCTCGCGCTGATCGCCCTCGCCCTCGCGTCGGTCCTCTCGCTCGTGTACGGCTCGCGCGAGATCCCGCTGGCCGAAGTCTGGCCGGCGCTGACCTCGCCCGACCCGGCGTCGATCGTCGACGCGGCGGTGCAGGGGCGGGTGCCGCGGACGATCCTCGCGATCCTGGTCGGCGCAGCGCTCGGGCTCGCGGGCGCCGTGATGCAGGGGCTGACCCGCAACCCGCTCGCCGATCCGGGCATCCTCGGCCTCAACTCCGGCGCCTCGCTCGCGGTCGTGCTCGGGATCGCCGGGGTCGGCGCGACGAGCCTGCCGCAGTTCATCTGGCTCGCGTTCCTCGGGGCGGCGGCCGCCGGAACGTTCGTCTACGCGGTCGCCTCGCTCGGCCGCGAGGGCGCCACTGCGCTCAAGCTCGCCCTCGCCGGAGCCGCGACCGCCGCTGCCCTCACCTCGCTGATCAGCGCCGTCCTCCTCACCCAGGAGACGACGCTGAACCGCTTCCGCTTCTGGCAGGTCGGCGGAGTTGGCGGCGCCGAGACCGCGAGCATCCTGCAGGTCCTGCCGTTCCTCGCGGTCGGTGCCGTGCTGGCGGTGGCGAGCGCGCGGGGCCTGGACGCCCTGGCGCTCGGAGACGATCTGGCGACCGGCCTCGGCCGGCGCGTCGGGCGCATCCGCCTGGTCGCGGGGCTGGCCGCCGTGCTGCTCTGCGGAGCGGCGACCGCGATCGCCGGCCCGATCGGCTTCGTCGGGCTGGTCGTCCCGCACCTCGCGCGCCGAGTGACGGGGCCGGCCCATGCCTGGCTGCTCCCCTCCTCCGCTGTGCTCGGCGCCCTGTTGCTGCTCGTCGCCGACGTGGTCGGGCGTGTGATCGCCCGGCCGAGCGACGTCGAGGTCGGCATCGTCACCGCGCTGATCGGCGCCCCGGTGCTGATCGCGATCGTGCGTCGCTCGACGGTGCGAGCGCTGTGGGTGCCGTGA
- a CDS encoding FecCD family ABC transporter permease, translating into MNATEAKCTVGITAGRALRRRRTVLGCVVLLVLALALVVVSLTVGSTLYSVPQVVRVILGETVPGASFTVGTLRLPRTIIAVLVGVGFGMGGVIFQTMLRNALASPDIIGITSGASAAAVVAIAFFGLSGGAVSVLAVAAGLATALLIAGLAEGGGVIGARLILIGIGVAAMFQSVIAYVQTRADVEDVQESLRWLTGSLNSAAWPSVPPLALAMLVLVPMALLLSGRLGVLQLGDESAIALGLDVRRSRLALLAVGVGLVATATAATGPIAFVAFVSGPIARRILPSARTLLIPSALVGAVVVLAADLLAQYVVGALFSGARFPVGVVTGALGAPFLLWLLARRNRSGGSL; encoded by the coding sequence GTGAACGCTACGGAAGCGAAGTGCACGGTCGGCATCACGGCCGGTCGCGCCCTGCGCCGCCGCCGCACGGTGCTCGGCTGCGTGGTCCTCCTCGTGCTCGCGCTGGCGCTCGTCGTCGTCTCGCTCACGGTCGGCAGCACCCTCTACTCGGTGCCGCAGGTCGTCCGCGTGATCCTCGGGGAGACGGTGCCGGGCGCCTCCTTCACCGTCGGCACGCTGCGGCTGCCGCGCACGATCATCGCGGTGCTCGTGGGCGTCGGCTTCGGGATGGGCGGCGTGATCTTCCAGACGATGCTGCGAAACGCCCTCGCCAGCCCCGACATCATCGGCATCACCTCGGGCGCGAGCGCCGCGGCCGTCGTCGCGATCGCATTCTTCGGGCTCTCCGGAGGCGCGGTCTCGGTGCTCGCGGTCGCGGCCGGGCTCGCGACGGCGCTGCTCATCGCGGGGCTGGCCGAGGGCGGCGGCGTGATCGGGGCGCGCCTGATCCTGATCGGCATCGGCGTTGCGGCGATGTTCCAGAGCGTTATCGCCTACGTGCAGACCCGCGCCGACGTCGAGGACGTCCAAGAGTCGCTGCGCTGGTTGACCGGCAGCCTGAACTCCGCGGCATGGCCGTCCGTCCCACCGCTCGCGCTCGCGATGCTCGTGCTGGTGCCGATGGCGCTGCTACTCTCGGGGCGGCTCGGAGTGTTGCAGCTCGGCGACGAGTCGGCGATCGCGCTGGGGCTCGACGTGCGGCGTAGCCGGCTGGCTCTGCTCGCGGTGGGCGTGGGGCTCGTGGCCACCGCGACCGCCGCCACCGGCCCGATCGCGTTCGTCGCGTTCGTCTCCGGGCCGATCGCGCGGCGGATCCTGCCGAGCGCGCGCACACTCCTGATTCCCTCCGCCCTGGTCGGCGCCGTCGTGGTGCTCGCCGCCGACCTGCTCGCCCAGTACGTCGTCGGTGCGCTGTTCTCGGGCGCGCGCTTCCCGGTCGGCGTCGTCACCGGCGCGCTCGGCGCACCCTTCCTGCTCTGGCTCCTCGCCCGCCGCAACCGCTCAGGAGGCTCCCTGTGA
- a CDS encoding ABC transporter ATP-binding protein: MTHARHTLAADAVTLAYDERVVIDGLSLTVPPGAITVIVGANACGKSTLLRAMARLITPRSGSVLLDGRAIHRLPTRLVAQQVGLLPQTPIAPEGIAVSDLVARGRYPHRGLFGRGSGSDDDAIVEEALRDTGTLELADRPVDELSGGQRQRVWIAMALAQRTDVLLLDEPTTYLDVSHQVEVLDLLTDLNRSRGTTIVIVLHDLNLAARYADHLVAVRDGALYASGRPSEVVTPDTVRAVFGMESRVIEDPVSRTPLVLPIGRHHSG; encoded by the coding sequence GTGACCCATGCCCGGCACACCCTGGCCGCCGACGCGGTCACCCTCGCCTACGACGAGCGCGTGGTGATCGACGGGCTCTCGCTCACCGTGCCGCCCGGCGCGATCACGGTGATCGTCGGCGCGAATGCCTGCGGCAAGTCGACGCTCCTGCGCGCGATGGCCCGGCTGATCACTCCGCGTTCCGGGAGCGTCCTGCTCGACGGCCGCGCGATCCACCGGCTCCCGACTCGGCTGGTCGCCCAGCAGGTGGGGTTGCTGCCGCAGACGCCGATCGCTCCGGAGGGAATCGCCGTCTCTGACCTGGTGGCTCGCGGCCGCTACCCGCATCGCGGGCTGTTCGGCCGCGGCTCCGGATCGGACGACGACGCGATCGTCGAGGAGGCACTGCGCGACACGGGCACGCTCGAGCTCGCCGACCGCCCCGTCGACGAGCTGTCGGGCGGGCAGAGGCAGCGGGTGTGGATCGCGATGGCCCTCGCTCAGCGGACCGACGTGCTCCTCCTGGACGAGCCGACGACGTACCTCGACGTCTCGCACCAGGTCGAGGTGCTCGACCTGCTCACCGACCTCAACCGCTCGCGCGGCACGACGATCGTGATCGTGCTGCACGACCTCAACCTCGCCGCCCGCTACGCCGACCACCTCGTCGCCGTGCGCGACGGTGCGCTCTACGCCTCGGGTAGGCCCAGTGAGGTGGTGACGCCGGACACGGTACGCGCGGTCTTCGGGATGGAGTCGCGCGTGATCGAGGACCCGGTCTCGCGGACGCCGCTGGTGCTGCCGATCGGGCGCCACCACTCGGGGTGA
- a CDS encoding SDR family NAD(P)-dependent oxidoreductase translates to MGLDLTGRTALVTGSGQGIGLAIATTLAEAGAEVIVNARSERSIRRAIEAVTAAVPEARVRGVAADVSTDRGTAALLRSAPDVDVLVNNLGIFGSADPLSIDDDEWRRYFEVNVLTGVRLTRAYLPGMTERGWGRVLYIGSDSAVVTPAEMIHYGVSKTALLGVSRGFAKAAAGSGVTVNSVLAGPTHTGGVEDFVYELVDRELPWEEAQREFMRLHRPQSLLKRLIEPEEIAHMVAYLASPLASATTGAAVRVDGGYIDSIVP, encoded by the coding sequence ATCGGGTTGGATCTCACGGGGCGGACGGCCCTCGTCACGGGGTCGGGGCAGGGCATCGGGCTGGCGATCGCGACGACGCTCGCCGAGGCGGGGGCAGAGGTGATCGTCAATGCCCGGTCGGAGCGGTCGATCCGCCGGGCGATCGAGGCCGTCACGGCAGCGGTCCCGGAGGCGCGGGTGCGCGGAGTCGCGGCCGACGTGTCGACCGATAGGGGCACGGCCGCCCTCCTCCGCTCCGCCCCCGACGTGGACGTGCTCGTCAACAACCTCGGGATCTTCGGGTCCGCCGATCCGCTCTCGATCGACGACGACGAGTGGCGCCGCTACTTCGAGGTCAACGTACTCACCGGCGTCCGCCTCACCCGCGCCTACCTGCCGGGGATGACCGAGCGCGGCTGGGGCCGCGTGCTCTACATCGGCAGTGACTCGGCCGTCGTCACGCCCGCCGAGATGATCCACTACGGAGTGTCGAAGACGGCGCTGCTCGGCGTCTCACGCGGCTTCGCCAAGGCGGCGGCCGGCTCCGGTGTGACGGTGAACAGTGTGCTCGCCGGCCCGACGCATACCGGCGGTGTGGAGGACTTCGTCTACGAGCTGGTCGACCGCGAGCTGCCGTGGGAGGAGGCTCAGCGCGAGTTCATGCGCCTGCACCGGCCGCAGTCACTCCTCAAGCGCCTGATCGAGCCGGAGGAGATCGCGCACATGGTCGCGTACCTCGCCTCGCCGCTCGCCTCGGCGACCACGGGCGCCGCCGTGCGTGTCGACGGCGGGTACATCGACTCGATCGTCCCGTAG
- a CDS encoding YrhA family protein, whose amino-acid sequence MRFAASVCGLFIPADFAEVWKIQNGLEHDGNVFYQVDAELSDHINPLEVSTNNAIIASNIIWHEVEEQRRYTFLGDGNIDWFVYEIEREKYLILDKPSAEEMEMFDTFDEFFSAILTRWVDQR is encoded by the coding sequence GTGAGATTTGCGGCGTCTGTCTGCGGTCTTTTCATTCCGGCTGACTTCGCCGAAGTCTGGAAGATTCAAAACGGGTTGGAGCACGACGGTAACGTCTTTTATCAGGTCGACGCGGAGTTGAGTGACCACATAAACCCATTGGAGGTCTCTACGAACAATGCGATCATCGCCAGCAACATAATCTGGCATGAGGTCGAAGAGCAGCGCCGCTACACCTTTCTCGGGGACGGGAATATCGACTGGTTCGTCTACGAGATCGAGCGCGAGAAGTACCTAATACTCGACAAGCCCTCTGCCGAAGAGATGGAGATGTTCGACACTTTCGATGAGTTCTTCTCTGCGATCTTGACGCGCTGGGTCGACCAACGCTAA